From Juglans regia cultivar Chandler chromosome 8, Walnut 2.0, whole genome shotgun sequence, the proteins below share one genomic window:
- the LOC109001145 gene encoding CSC1-like protein RXW8 isoform X2: MDISALLTSAGINIGVCVVLLSLYSVLRKQPSNVGVYFGRRLVSVCSRPSDPFSFERFVPSPSWIVKAWETTEEEILATGGMDAAVFLRMVVFSIRIFSVAVVICFFLILPVNYHGQEMRHKRIPLESLEVFTIANVKEGSKWLWTHCLALYIITCSACILLYFEYKSIAKMRLKHITGAPPNPSHFTVLVRSIPRCSHETYSETVNKFFTKYHSSSYLSHQMVYRSGRVQKLMTNAEKMYMTFKAAAHEQNCQPSFMPRGLCGGPTKSFEIVSRETDNISGKTGFGDLDLATIRKECAAAVIFFKTRYAAVTTAEVLQSSNPMLWVSVLAPEPHDVYWSNLCIPYRQLWIRKIGTLVASIAFVLVFLIPVTFVQGLTQLDQLQQTFPFLRGLLKKKFMNQVVTGYLPSVILILALYTVPPTMMVFSAVEGSISRSGRKRSACCKVLYFTIWNVFFVNIFTGSVISQLSFFSSVKDIPAQLAKAVPRQASFFMTYVLTSGWASLSCEVMQFLALFCNLVKRFVLRIKDDSSNCTFSFPYHTEVPRVLLFGFLGFTCSILAPLMLPFLLIYFSLAYLVYKNQILNVYVPKYESEGQYWPIAHNTTIFSLVLSQIIALGVFGIKRSPVASGFTIPLIICTLLFHEYCRQRFLPIFKVVPAEVFIEMDQKDEQCGRMEEIYQKLHSAYRQFTETPHELCRSECLNHHDDGKSISDPEKLNPGKEADQLNGSSSCNLDIAETSKK; encoded by the exons ATGGACATTTCTGCGCTTTTAACTTCTGCAGGAATTAATATAGGCGTGTGTGTTGTTCTTTTATCACTTTATTCCGTATTGAGAAAACAACCAAGCAATGTAGGCGTGTACTTTGGACGAAGGCTTGTGTCAGTGTGCTCAAGACCTAGTGATCCTTTCAGCTTTGAGAGGTTTGTTCCTTCTCCTAGTTGGATAGTGAAAGCTTGGGAAACAACTGAAGAGGAAATATTGGCCACTGGAGGCATGGATGCTGCGGTGTTTCTCAGGATGGTTGTTTTCAG CATTAGAATCTTTTCCGTTGCTGTCGTCATCTGCTTTTTTCTAATACTTCCAGTGAATTATCATGGGCAAGAAATGCGTCACAAGCGAATCCCTTTAGAGTCGCTGGAAGTTTTTACTATTGCAAATGTTAAAGAAGGTTCAAAGTG gcttTGGACTCATTGTCTCGCATTATACATTATAACCTGTTCCGCTTGCATACTCCTTTACTTT gaGTACAAGAGCATCGCTAAGATGAGACTAAAACATATCACTGGAGCTCCTCCAAATCCAAGTCATTTTACAGTTCTTGTTCGTTCTATCCCCCGGTGCTCACATGAAACTTACAGTGAAACAGTGAATAAATTTTTCACAAAGTATCATTCATCAAGCTATTTGTCACACCAAATGGTGTATCGGTCTGGTAGAGTACAGAAACTGATG ACTAATGCAGAGAAGATGTACATGACTTTTAAGGCGGCTGCTCATGAACAGAACTGCCAGCCAAGTTTTATGCCACGAGGTCTTTGTGGAGGACCTACAAAATCTTTTGAGATAGTTTCTCGTGAGACGGATAATATTAGCGGGAAAACTGGCTTCGGTGATTTGGATTTGGCTACTATAAGAAAG GAGTGTGCTGCAGCTGTTATTTTCTTCAAGACTCGCTATGCTGCTGTTACTACGGCAGAGGttcttcaatcttcaaatcCCATGTTATGGGTGTCAGTCTTGGCTCCTGAGCCACATGATGTTTATTGGTCAAACCTTTGTATACCATATAGACAACTTTGGATCCGAAAGATAGGAACTCTTGTGGCTTCCATTGCCTTTGTGCTGGTGTTTCTTATTCCCGTAACATTTGTACAAGGCTTGACTCAGCTAGATCAGCTACAACAAACATTTCCATTTTTGAGGGGACTCTTAAAGAA GAAGTTTATGAATCAGGTGGTAACAGGTTATCTTCCAAGTGTGATTTTGATTTTAGCCCTGTATACAGTTCCACCAACCATGATGGTATTTTCAGCTGTGGAGGGGTCTATTTCCCGTAGCGGGAGGAAAAGGAGTGCATGCTGCAAAGTCCTATACTTCACAATCTGGAATGTTTTTTTCGTTAACATTTTTACGGGATCTGTTATTAGCCAATTGAGCTTCTTTTCTAGTGTAAAAGACATACCTGCACAACTTGCCAAAGCTGTGCCGAGGCAG GCTAGCTTCTTCATGACTTATGTTTTAACATCTGGTTGGGCAAGTTTGTCGTGTGAAGTGATGCAATTTCTTGCTCTTTTCTGCAATCTAGTCAAGAGATTCGTACTCAGAATCAAGGATGATTCGTCCAATTGCACTTTCTCTTTTCCCTACCATACAGAAGTCCCACGAGTCCTCTTATTTGGATTCCTTGGTTTCACATGTTCCATCTTGGCACCCTTAATGTTGCCCTTCTTGCTGATTTACTTTTCACTTGCTTACCTTGTGTATAAAAACCAG attctcaatgtATATGTTCCAAAATATGAAAGCGAGGGACAGTACTGGCCTATTGCCCACAACACAACAATTTTTTCATTGGTGTTGTCTCAAATTATTGCGCTTGGGGTCTTTGGAATCAAACGATCGCCTGTGGCTTCGGGTTTTACCATTCCATTGATTATCTGCACTCTTCTATTTCACGAGTACTGTAGGCAGAGATTTCTTCCAATATTTAAGGTGGTTCCTGCAGAG GTTTTTATTGAGATGGATCAAAAAGATGAGCAGTGTGGGAGGATGGAAGAGATTTATCAAAAGTTACATTCTGCATATCGTCAGTTCACAGAAACTCCTCATGAGTTGTGTAGATCTGAATGCTTGAATCATCACGACGATGGGAAGAGCATTTCTGATCCGGAGAAGCTGAACCCAG GAAAGGAAGCAGACCAATTAAACGGGTCATCTAGTTGCAATTTGGATATTGCAGAAACCAGCAAGAAGTAA
- the LOC109001145 gene encoding CSC1-like protein RXW8 isoform X1, translated as MDISALLTSAGINIGVCVVLLSLYSVLRKQPSNVGVYFGRRLVSVCSRPSDPFSFERFVPSPSWIVKAWETTEEEILATGGMDAAVFLRMVVFSIRIFSVAVVICFFLILPVNYHGQEMRHKRIPLESLEVFTIANVKEGSKWLWTHCLALYIITCSACILLYFEYKSIAKMRLKHITGAPPNPSHFTVLVRSIPRCSHETYSETVNKFFTKYHSSSYLSHQMVYRSGRVQKLMTNAEKMYMTFKAAAHEQNCQPSFMPRGLCGGPTKSFEIVSRETDNISGKTGFGDLDLATIRKECAAAVIFFKTRYAAVTTAEVLQSSNPMLWVSVLAPEPHDVYWSNLCIPYRQLWIRKIGTLVASIAFVLVFLIPVTFVQGLTQLDQLQQTFPFLRGLLKKKFMNQVVTGYLPSVILILALYTVPPTMMVFSAVEGSISRSGRKRSACCKVLYFTIWNVFFVNIFTGSVISQLSFFSSVKDIPAQLAKAVPRQASFFMTYVLTSGWASLSCEVMQFLALFCNLVKRFVLRIKDDSSNCTFSFPYHTEVPRVLLFGFLGFTCSILAPLMLPFLLIYFSLAYLVYKNQILNVYVPKYESEGQYWPIAHNTTIFSLVLSQIIALGVFGIKRSPVASGFTIPLIICTLLFHEYCRQRFLPIFKVVPAEVFIEMDQKDEQCGRMEEIYQKLHSAYRQFTETPHELCRSECLNHHDDGKSISDPEKLNPGLIHPMLGRLPLPGIKEIIGWLSLLLFSGKEADQLNGSSSCNLDIAETSKK; from the exons ATGGACATTTCTGCGCTTTTAACTTCTGCAGGAATTAATATAGGCGTGTGTGTTGTTCTTTTATCACTTTATTCCGTATTGAGAAAACAACCAAGCAATGTAGGCGTGTACTTTGGACGAAGGCTTGTGTCAGTGTGCTCAAGACCTAGTGATCCTTTCAGCTTTGAGAGGTTTGTTCCTTCTCCTAGTTGGATAGTGAAAGCTTGGGAAACAACTGAAGAGGAAATATTGGCCACTGGAGGCATGGATGCTGCGGTGTTTCTCAGGATGGTTGTTTTCAG CATTAGAATCTTTTCCGTTGCTGTCGTCATCTGCTTTTTTCTAATACTTCCAGTGAATTATCATGGGCAAGAAATGCGTCACAAGCGAATCCCTTTAGAGTCGCTGGAAGTTTTTACTATTGCAAATGTTAAAGAAGGTTCAAAGTG gcttTGGACTCATTGTCTCGCATTATACATTATAACCTGTTCCGCTTGCATACTCCTTTACTTT gaGTACAAGAGCATCGCTAAGATGAGACTAAAACATATCACTGGAGCTCCTCCAAATCCAAGTCATTTTACAGTTCTTGTTCGTTCTATCCCCCGGTGCTCACATGAAACTTACAGTGAAACAGTGAATAAATTTTTCACAAAGTATCATTCATCAAGCTATTTGTCACACCAAATGGTGTATCGGTCTGGTAGAGTACAGAAACTGATG ACTAATGCAGAGAAGATGTACATGACTTTTAAGGCGGCTGCTCATGAACAGAACTGCCAGCCAAGTTTTATGCCACGAGGTCTTTGTGGAGGACCTACAAAATCTTTTGAGATAGTTTCTCGTGAGACGGATAATATTAGCGGGAAAACTGGCTTCGGTGATTTGGATTTGGCTACTATAAGAAAG GAGTGTGCTGCAGCTGTTATTTTCTTCAAGACTCGCTATGCTGCTGTTACTACGGCAGAGGttcttcaatcttcaaatcCCATGTTATGGGTGTCAGTCTTGGCTCCTGAGCCACATGATGTTTATTGGTCAAACCTTTGTATACCATATAGACAACTTTGGATCCGAAAGATAGGAACTCTTGTGGCTTCCATTGCCTTTGTGCTGGTGTTTCTTATTCCCGTAACATTTGTACAAGGCTTGACTCAGCTAGATCAGCTACAACAAACATTTCCATTTTTGAGGGGACTCTTAAAGAA GAAGTTTATGAATCAGGTGGTAACAGGTTATCTTCCAAGTGTGATTTTGATTTTAGCCCTGTATACAGTTCCACCAACCATGATGGTATTTTCAGCTGTGGAGGGGTCTATTTCCCGTAGCGGGAGGAAAAGGAGTGCATGCTGCAAAGTCCTATACTTCACAATCTGGAATGTTTTTTTCGTTAACATTTTTACGGGATCTGTTATTAGCCAATTGAGCTTCTTTTCTAGTGTAAAAGACATACCTGCACAACTTGCCAAAGCTGTGCCGAGGCAG GCTAGCTTCTTCATGACTTATGTTTTAACATCTGGTTGGGCAAGTTTGTCGTGTGAAGTGATGCAATTTCTTGCTCTTTTCTGCAATCTAGTCAAGAGATTCGTACTCAGAATCAAGGATGATTCGTCCAATTGCACTTTCTCTTTTCCCTACCATACAGAAGTCCCACGAGTCCTCTTATTTGGATTCCTTGGTTTCACATGTTCCATCTTGGCACCCTTAATGTTGCCCTTCTTGCTGATTTACTTTTCACTTGCTTACCTTGTGTATAAAAACCAG attctcaatgtATATGTTCCAAAATATGAAAGCGAGGGACAGTACTGGCCTATTGCCCACAACACAACAATTTTTTCATTGGTGTTGTCTCAAATTATTGCGCTTGGGGTCTTTGGAATCAAACGATCGCCTGTGGCTTCGGGTTTTACCATTCCATTGATTATCTGCACTCTTCTATTTCACGAGTACTGTAGGCAGAGATTTCTTCCAATATTTAAGGTGGTTCCTGCAGAG GTTTTTATTGAGATGGATCAAAAAGATGAGCAGTGTGGGAGGATGGAAGAGATTTATCAAAAGTTACATTCTGCATATCGTCAGTTCACAGAAACTCCTCATGAGTTGTGTAGATCTGAATGCTTGAATCATCACGACGATGGGAAGAGCATTTCTGATCCGGAGAAGCTGAACCCAGGTTTGATTCACCCAATGCTTGGGAGACTCCCACTACCTGGAATCAAAGAAATAATTGGATGGCTGTCTTTGCTTCTCTTTTCAGGAAAGGAAGCAGACCAATTAAACGGGTCATCTAGTTGCAATTTGGATATTGCAGAAACCAGCAAGAAGTAA
- the LOC109001148 gene encoding uncharacterized protein LOC109001148 isoform X1, with protein MAMASIALPALALLPSTQKFRDQPCRQRCLRLHGHHQLSPTFSMKVSMAEFGEPNKVKMQINVAREKLWEATPDSVKEIPWKKAEKILLERLLLLGQNALKWTLVIFFIFSSLSDVIFSISRNQELIIPCGLFVGCMMTNFLKEISNEVFRNSEMRLLQQEQGLNWQLVGIGCFFVLFKFLSGSLVLPARLFLFHFVNGGLMQLLWLWRSLPEEREK; from the exons ATGGCAATGGCATCAATCGCGCTTCCAGCTTTAGCATTACTGCCTTCAACTCAGAAATTTCGC GACCAACCCTGTCGACAAAGGTGCTTGAGACTGCATGGACATCACCAACTCTCTCCCACATTCTCTATGAAAGTGTCCATGGCAGAATTTGGTGAACCAAATAAGGTCAAGATGCAGATCAATGTTGCGAGGGAGAAGTTGTGGGAAGCCACTCCTGACTCGGTTAAAGAAATTCCATGGAAGAAAGCAGAGAAAATACTGCTTGAGCGACTGCTTCTTCTGGGACAGAACGCATTAAAGTGGACTcttgtcattttctttatttttagcTCCTTATCCGATGTCATATTTTCCATCTCAAGAAACCAAGAACTGATAATTCCATGTGGTCTGTTTGTTGGCTGCATGATGACTAACTTCTTGAAAGAGATATCAAATGAAGTGTTTCGCAACTCAGAG ATGCGATTGCTGCAACAGGAGCAAGGTTTGAACTGGCAGCTTGTGGGCATCGGAtgcttctttgttcttttcaagTTTCTCTCTGGAAGTTTAGTGTTACCAGCAAGgttgtttctttttcattttgtaaacGGTGGGTTAATGCAACTTTTGTGGCTGTGGAGAAGCTTaccagaagagagagagaaatga
- the LOC109001148 gene encoding uncharacterized protein LOC109001148 isoform X2, producing the protein MAMASIALPALALLPSTQKFRDQPCRQRCLRLHGHHQLSPTFSMKVSMAEFGEPNKVKMQINVAREKLWEATPDSVKEIPWKKAEKILLERLLLLGQNALKWTLVIFFIFSSLSDVIFSISRNQELIIPCGLFVGCMMTNFLKEISNEVFRNSEEQGLNWQLVGIGCFFVLFKFLSGSLVLPARLFLFHFVNGGLMQLLWLWRSLPEEREK; encoded by the exons ATGGCAATGGCATCAATCGCGCTTCCAGCTTTAGCATTACTGCCTTCAACTCAGAAATTTCGC GACCAACCCTGTCGACAAAGGTGCTTGAGACTGCATGGACATCACCAACTCTCTCCCACATTCTCTATGAAAGTGTCCATGGCAGAATTTGGTGAACCAAATAAGGTCAAGATGCAGATCAATGTTGCGAGGGAGAAGTTGTGGGAAGCCACTCCTGACTCGGTTAAAGAAATTCCATGGAAGAAAGCAGAGAAAATACTGCTTGAGCGACTGCTTCTTCTGGGACAGAACGCATTAAAGTGGACTcttgtcattttctttatttttagcTCCTTATCCGATGTCATATTTTCCATCTCAAGAAACCAAGAACTGATAATTCCATGTGGTCTGTTTGTTGGCTGCATGATGACTAACTTCTTGAAAGAGATATCAAATGAAGTGTTTCGCAACTCAGAG GAGCAAGGTTTGAACTGGCAGCTTGTGGGCATCGGAtgcttctttgttcttttcaagTTTCTCTCTGGAAGTTTAGTGTTACCAGCAAGgttgtttctttttcattttgtaaacGGTGGGTTAATGCAACTTTTGTGGCTGTGGAGAAGCTTaccagaagagagagagaaatga
- the LOC109001129 gene encoding transcription factor RAX3-like isoform X1: protein MGRAPCCDKANVKKGPWSPEEDNKLKSYIEQHGTGGNWIALPQKIGLKRCGKSCRLRWLNYLRPNIKHGGFSEEEDDIICSLYISIGSRWSIIAAQLPGRTDNDIKNYWNTRLKKKLLGKQRKEQQAARRGSSIKQEMMKRSGGGSSMVPNSSNNQNPQWAPGLPPALLAPIPYSNQEPRVNDHASIRKLLIKLGGRFSQDDLPIQLHGTSTHHFANYNTSSTGQQIYQAVNIPTSPTDAFNSTGSATQFAQAQSYVDEAELNVLQGKINSFPAELDHQEIVYNNPQGLDGLEFLCGEGMVDNIRIGTSISGTESNFWGEMSSLVYPPVASNYGGMQQGTDLQECAFGELRYHRAN, encoded by the exons ATGGGGAGAGCTCCTTGCTGTGATAAAGCAAACGTCAAGAAAGGGCCATGGTCACCTGAAGAGGATAACAAGCTCAAGTCATATATAGAGCAGCATGGCACCGGTGGCAACTGGATCGCTCTACCACAAAAGATCG GTCTTAAGAGATGCGGCAAAAGTTGCCGGCTTAGATGGTTAAACTATCTACGCCCAAATATCAAGCATGGAGGATTTTCAGAAGAGGAAGATGACATAATTTGCAGCCTCTATATCAGTATCGGAAGCAG GTGGTCTATTATTGCAGCACAATTACCAGGAAGAACGGATAATGACATAAAGAACTACTGGAACACAAGGCTGAAGAAGAAGCTTCTTGGCAAGCAGAGAAAGGAACAACAGGCTGCTCGTAGAGGTAGCAGCATAAAGCAGGAGATGATGAAGAGATCAGGCGGTGGGAGTTCCATGGTTCCTAACAGTAGTAATAACCAAAACCCTCAATGGGCGCCAGGGCTGCCGCCTGCACTGCTGGCGCCCATACCATACTCAAACCAAGAACCTCGTGTTAATGACCATGCATCCATCAGGAAATTGCTCATCAAACTTGGAGGAAGATTTTCTCAGGATGATCTGCCAATCCAGCTTCATGGGACAAGTACTCATCATTTCGCAAATTATAATACTTCCAGCACTGGTCAACAAATATATCAGGCTGTTAATATCCCAACTTCTCCCACAGATGCATTCAACAGCACTGGCAGTGCTACTCAATTTGCACAAGCCCAGTCCTACGTGGATGAGGCAGAATTAAACGTGCTGCAAGGAAAAATTAACAGTTTTCCGGCAGAGCTTGATCATCAGGAAATCGTATACAACAATCCACAAGGACTAGATGGGCTCGAGTTCTTATGTGGGGAAGGCATGGTCGATAATATTAGAATTGGCACTAGTATTTCTGGTACTGAAAGTAATTTTTGGGGAGAGATGAGCTCTCTGGTTTATCCTCCTGTGGCTTCCAACTATGGAGGTATGCAACAAGGAACTGATCTACAAGAATGTGCTTTCGGAGAGCTAAGGTACCACCGAGCAAATTAA
- the LOC109001129 gene encoding transcription factor RAX3-like isoform X2: MGRAPCCDKANVKKGPWSPEEDNKLKSYIEQHGTGGNWIALPQKIGLKRCGKSCRLRWLNYLRPNIKHGGFSEEEDDIICSLYISIGSRWSIIAAQLPGRTDNDIKNYWNTRLKKKLLGKQRKEQQAARRGSSIKQEMMKRSGGGSSMVPNSSNNQNPQWAPGLPPALLAPIPYSNQEPRVNDHASIRKLLIKLGGRFSQDDLPIQLHGTNAFNSTGSATQFAQAQSYVDEAELNVLQGKINSFPAELDHQEIVYNNPQGLDGLEFLCGEGMVDNIRIGTSISGTESNFWGEMSSLVYPPVASNYGGMQQGTDLQECAFGELRYHRAN, from the exons ATGGGGAGAGCTCCTTGCTGTGATAAAGCAAACGTCAAGAAAGGGCCATGGTCACCTGAAGAGGATAACAAGCTCAAGTCATATATAGAGCAGCATGGCACCGGTGGCAACTGGATCGCTCTACCACAAAAGATCG GTCTTAAGAGATGCGGCAAAAGTTGCCGGCTTAGATGGTTAAACTATCTACGCCCAAATATCAAGCATGGAGGATTTTCAGAAGAGGAAGATGACATAATTTGCAGCCTCTATATCAGTATCGGAAGCAG GTGGTCTATTATTGCAGCACAATTACCAGGAAGAACGGATAATGACATAAAGAACTACTGGAACACAAGGCTGAAGAAGAAGCTTCTTGGCAAGCAGAGAAAGGAACAACAGGCTGCTCGTAGAGGTAGCAGCATAAAGCAGGAGATGATGAAGAGATCAGGCGGTGGGAGTTCCATGGTTCCTAACAGTAGTAATAACCAAAACCCTCAATGGGCGCCAGGGCTGCCGCCTGCACTGCTGGCGCCCATACCATACTCAAACCAAGAACCTCGTGTTAATGACCATGCATCCATCAGGAAATTGCTCATCAAACTTGGAGGAAGATTTTCTCAGGATGATCTGCCAATCCAGCTTCATGGGACAA ATGCATTCAACAGCACTGGCAGTGCTACTCAATTTGCACAAGCCCAGTCCTACGTGGATGAGGCAGAATTAAACGTGCTGCAAGGAAAAATTAACAGTTTTCCGGCAGAGCTTGATCATCAGGAAATCGTATACAACAATCCACAAGGACTAGATGGGCTCGAGTTCTTATGTGGGGAAGGCATGGTCGATAATATTAGAATTGGCACTAGTATTTCTGGTACTGAAAGTAATTTTTGGGGAGAGATGAGCTCTCTGGTTTATCCTCCTGTGGCTTCCAACTATGGAGGTATGCAACAAGGAACTGATCTACAAGAATGTGCTTTCGGAGAGCTAAGGTACCACCGAGCAAATTAA